In Rhodopirellula bahusiensis, the genomic stretch CGTTTTGCAGGCTGGTTTCTGACAAGGGCCAGCCGAATCACATCCGCCGCCGCAATCAATCGTCCCCGGCGTGACCACGTAGGGGTTCACCGTGGCGACAGGCTGATTCGGAAACGCGGTGGCAGGTGCATGCATGTGTTGAACTTGCACGGGCTGCTCGGTCGCATGGTTCAGGACCAACGACTCGTCCGCCGCGTGTTCTGCCGAGGCTGCTTCCGTCCAACTTCCCAACAGCGAATCTAGGTCCGCGTGAACATTGGTGGTGACCATGGAACAGGTCATCACACATAAGAAAGTGAAAAGCGAACGTGACATGGAAGATCCCTTGGACTTGGTAACCAATCAAACCGGATGGCTTCGGTGTGATCGACATACTCACCCACCGCACATCGAACGTTTCTTTCGATCACGCGCAGCCCTCACATTCGTTTCAAACTGATTAGGATCATCTGTGACAAGAACGGGCGGAAATTTTCGCCCGATTGCTCGTTGACGGTCCGCTCCAGTTTCGCAAAGCTTGGTAAAATCCGTCCAAGGTCTCTATCTCACCCTTCTTCAAAAAACCGAATGACCGCACTGGATAAACAGCGTCGCAAGAAGCTTCAAGCTGTCGTGGACAAGGACTATTCCTATCGTTCGTACTACGACGATGACATTGAGGTCAAAAGCACCGGTCGATGTGGCTTCGGCGTCTACGCAGCTCGGCAATTCCAACCGGGTGAACTGGTCTTTGAAGTCACCGGTCAATTGATCAACAAAAAACACTACGAAGGTAGTGAATATGTGATGGACCTGGACGAAGAATGGTACCTCGAACCCAGCACTCCTGGTGCGTTCATGAACCACTCGTGCAGCCCCAACTGTGAATTGGTTCAGCTGACCGATTTCTCGCTGGGCGTTGTCGCGATTTGTAACATTGAAGCCGAGACCGAGATTTCGTTCGACTATTCCTGGGAAGCATTTGACTGGAATCCCAAGTGCCAGTGCGGTGCCCGCAACTGTCGTGGATGGGTTGTCTCGGAAGACGAAGTCAAAAAGATGAAGCGTTTGGCCAAAGGGCGTAAGAAAAAGCCTCGTTGAGCTGAGCCAAGGTGAAGCGACCTGCCACAGCCTTTCTGCCCCACGGTGAGAATCGCTGTGTTGCCGCCTAGATTCACAGGGCAAAGGGGTTAATCTGGGGAACCCGCTTCCTTTGCTTTGCCACCTCAGTCTCTTTCGCCGTGTCGCTGATTTACCTCGATTTCAATCGCACAACACCGATGGCTCCTTCGGTGATCGAGGCAATGAAACCCTATTGGTCGACGCACTTCATGCTGCCGACCCAATCGCACGTTCACGCCTCAGCGGTCAGTGAAGCGATTGAAGGCGCCCGCGAATCGGTCGCGTTTCTGATTGGATGCGAACCCTTCGAGTTGGTCTTCACCAGCGGTGGAACGGAAGCTAACAACCTTGGGATTCTCGGCGCAGCGGACTTCGACAACACGATGGACCCGCTCGATGGCCCTCCTCATGTGTTGATCAGCAACATCGAACATGACGCAGTCATGCAGGCTGGACTGCAACTTGGACGCCTCGGCTGGGACGTTGAATTGGTGCCCTGTGATTCCAATGGCGTTGTGAGCGCAGACGAGTTTGAAAAGCGTTTTCGCGAATCGACGCAAATGGTCTGCCTGCAGTTGGCCAACCATGTGCTCGGCACCATGCAGCCCATCCGGGAATTGGCGGATCGTTGCCACAACCGGGGCATCCGCGTCCACTGCGACGCAACGACGTCGGTCGGCAAAATCCCCGTCGAAGTCACTCAGCTTCGCGTCGATTCGCTGGCGTTGAGCGCACACAAAATGTACGGTCCCAAAGGCAACGGCGCCCTCTTCGTTCGCCGCGGTTTGGAACTGAAACCCATTTTGTTTGGTGAGAGCCGAGAAATGGGGCTGCGAGCAGGCAGTGAAAACGTGCCCGGCATCGTCGGGTTCGGCTCGGCCGCTTCAATGGCTGGAAAATGCGTCGACGAAGCCTATGAAACTCTCGCGGAACTTCGCCAGCGACTGATTGACGGCTTGAGAAGCAACTTGGATGACCGAGTCACTATCCTGGCTGAGCATGTAGACGGATTGCCCAACACAGTCACCGTGCAAATGCCTGCGGAAGCCAAACGCATTCAAAAGGCTGCTCGGCACCTGGTCGTCGGACTGGCCCAATCCGAATCGCCACCCGATGAGATGACTCGGATACTGCGAGCGATTGGTTGCAGCGAGAAAGAAGTCGGTCGTGCGATTCGCGTGTCAGTCGGATGGACGACCAGCCGTGAACAGATCGACCGGGCCGTGAACCTGTTGGCTGAAGCCGCGGACTATCCGTCGCCGTAGTCGCCCCACTCACGCAGCCACTAGGCGACGCGAAGAATCGCAGTCAGCCCCGACCGATCAATCAGCAGCGTGACAATTCTCTGCCTGTTGCGGCCGGTGTTGCAACGCATCAATCGGTCATCGAGGTTGGGTATCTTGGACCACCAAGCCCGACAACGGTCGTTCACATCGGCGGGCTCAGTGGCACGTCGCACTGGAATGCTCCCCAAAACCTGATCCAGGGGTTATGAAAGTCTAGAGCCAATTCCGGCCGAGGATTTTCCATGAGCAAGAAACGACGACATTCACCTGAACAGATCATCAAGAAGCTACGTGATGCGGATGCCATGCTGGCGGCCGACAAGAGCGTTGGCGAAGTCCTGCAA encodes the following:
- a CDS encoding SET domain-containing protein; this translates as MTALDKQRRKKLQAVVDKDYSYRSYYDDDIEVKSTGRCGFGVYAARQFQPGELVFEVTGQLINKKHYEGSEYVMDLDEEWYLEPSTPGAFMNHSCSPNCELVQLTDFSLGVVAICNIEAETEISFDYSWEAFDWNPKCQCGARNCRGWVVSEDEVKKMKRLAKGRKKKPR
- a CDS encoding cysteine desulfurase family protein, with protein sequence MSLIYLDFNRTTPMAPSVIEAMKPYWSTHFMLPTQSHVHASAVSEAIEGARESVAFLIGCEPFELVFTSGGTEANNLGILGAADFDNTMDPLDGPPHVLISNIEHDAVMQAGLQLGRLGWDVELVPCDSNGVVSADEFEKRFRESTQMVCLQLANHVLGTMQPIRELADRCHNRGIRVHCDATTSVGKIPVEVTQLRVDSLALSAHKMYGPKGNGALFVRRGLELKPILFGESREMGLRAGSENVPGIVGFGSAASMAGKCVDEAYETLAELRQRLIDGLRSNLDDRVTILAEHVDGLPNTVTVQMPAEAKRIQKAARHLVVGLAQSESPPDEMTRILRAIGCSEKEVGRAIRVSVGWTTSREQIDRAVNLLAEAADYPSP